In Chitinophaga oryzae, the sequence ATTATTTCGCCAGGTCCTCCAAATCAGAGGAGGTAACCGGTATCATTAAGCAACGGGCTTATCCTTTAACAGATAAGGGAAGCCTTGACCCTTTGTTTAAAAGGATTGGCGACGCACGGATTGTGATGCTCGGTGAAGCATCTCATGGAACACACGACTACTATAACTGGCGTAGTTATATTTCGAGACGGCTGATCGAAGAAAAAGGGTTCAATTTTATCGCAGTAGAAGGAGATTGGCCTGATTGTTACCGCCTTAACAGGTATATAAAAAATTATGCAGATGAAGGAAAGGGTGCATTCAAAGTGCTTCATTCCTTTAACCGGTGGCCAACCTGGATGTGGGCCAATTGGGAAGTTGTAGCATTGGCAGACTGGTTGCAACAATATAACCTGGCGTTGCCTTTAAACAAAAAGGCAGGATTCTACGGGCTGGATGTCTATAGCCTTTGGGAAAGTATGGAGAGTATTATGCAATACCTGGGGAAAAAAGATCCTCAGACGCTGAAAATTGCCGAAGAGGTATTTAAGTGTTTTGAACCTTATCGGTACCAGGAAGGTCAGTCATATGCAAGAGCAACGCAATTCGTACCGGAATCATGCGAAAATGAAGTAGTTCGTTTGCTGAAAGAGATCCGCGCTAAGCTTCCCTCTTATAATACAGATCACGAAAATGTATTTAATGCTGAACAAAATGCTTTGGTGATGGTAGACGCGGAAAGATATTACCGCGCAATGATTCATGGCGGAGCTCATGCCTGGAATATCCGTGATGATCATATGGCTCAGACCCTTGACCGGCTCCTGAAGTTTCATGGTGAAAAAGCCAAAGCCATTATATGGGCGCATAATACCCATGTGGGAGATGCACGGGCAACTAGTATGAGTTGGGAAGGAATGTTTAATATCGGGGAGCTGGCCAGGTTGAAATATGGTGACGATAAGGTCGTGTTAGTAGGTTTTGGTTCTTATAAAGGGGATGTAATCGCAGGTAGCAGTTGGGGAGCATCTATGCGAAAAATCGAAGTTCCGCCTGCTTTCGGAGGATCATGGGAACATTTGTTACATACTGCCAATAATGATAACAAGTTATTGATAATGAATGAATTTAATCAGGATGTCTTTTTGGAAAATCATTTTGGGCATCGGGCCATTGGCGTAGTTTATCATCCGCAATATGAACAAT encodes:
- a CDS encoding erythromycin esterase family protein; amino-acid sequence: MSDYFARSSKSEEVTGIIKQRAYPLTDKGSLDPLFKRIGDARIVMLGEASHGTHDYYNWRSYISRRLIEEKGFNFIAVEGDWPDCYRLNRYIKNYADEGKGAFKVLHSFNRWPTWMWANWEVVALADWLQQYNLALPLNKKAGFYGLDVYSLWESMESIMQYLGKKDPQTLKIAEEVFKCFEPYRYQEGQSYARATQFVPESCENEVVRLLKEIRAKLPSYNTDHENVFNAEQNALVMVDAERYYRAMIHGGAHAWNIRDDHMAQTLDRLLKFHGEKAKAIIWAHNTHVGDARATSMSWEGMFNIGELARLKYGDDKVVLVGFGSYKGDVIAGSSWGASMRKIEVPPAFGGSWEHLLHTANNDNKLLIMNEFNQDVFLENHFGHRAIGVVYHPQYEQYGNYVPTILPLRYDAFIYLDETSALHPLHIQPDGHQMPETFPFGV